The Juglans regia cultivar Chandler chromosome 2, Walnut 2.0, whole genome shotgun sequence genome includes a window with the following:
- the LOC109011678 gene encoding fatty-acid-binding protein 3, chloroplastic isoform X2 — protein MLGEVAISTPLWLSAPSIPPRNCNSIPRICFLRRNSNPTASFSQTQYFSHLSSYPLHLSPSKDSKPQAQLSPNAASSSSVEYTEEPTTNVKFQRSLSLPGCSSLLSLIGTAPLEKSLQIVLVRDVDGKTFWDALDDAISPRIKAPTSIDELALSTFRSIFQGRPLKKGTFIYLTWLDPSKMLVCVSSDGLPASVDAEIESEHVTLALFDVFFGNTPVSPSLKDSVASGLATILK, from the exons ATGCTCGGAGAAGTAGCAATTTCCACCCCACTATGGCTTTCTGCACCCAGCATTCCCCCCAGAAACTGCAATTCCATTCCCAGAATTTGCTTTCTCAGAAGAAATTCAAATCCAACAGCGTCCTTCTCCCAAACCCAGTATTTTTCTCACCTTTCCtcataccctctccatctttcTCCCTCTAAGGACAGCAAACCGCAGGCACAATTATCTCCAAATGCCgcttcttcatcttcag TGGAATACACTGAGGAACCAACCACCAATGTGAAATTTCAAAGGTCTCTCAGTTTGCCGGGTTGCTCGAGTTTATTGTCTCTAATTGGAACAG CTCCTTTAGAGAAATCATTACAAATTGTACTGGTTAGAGATGTAGATGGCAAAACTTTCTGGGATGCCTTAGATGATGCCATCTCCCCGAGGATTAAAGCACCGACTTCCATTGATGAATTAGCACTGTCCACATTCCGTAGCATCTTCCAAGGGCGACCCCTGAAGAAAGGAACTTTCATATATTTGACCTGGCTGGACCCATCCAAAATGCTT GTTTGTGTGTCATCAGATGGGCTACCAGCTAGTGTGGATGCTGAAATTGAGTCAGAGCATGTGACTCTCGCTCTTTTCGATGTCTTTTTTGGAAACACACCCGTTTCTCCTTCCTTGAAAGATTCAGTAGCCAGTGGGTTGGCAACAATCCTCAAGTAG
- the LOC109011678 gene encoding fatty-acid-binding protein 3, chloroplastic isoform X1: protein MLGEVAISTPLWLSAPSIPPRNCNSIPRICFLRRNSNPTASFSQTQYFSHLSSYPLHLSPSKDSKPQAQLSPNAASSSSVEYTEEPTTNVKFQRSLSLPGCSSLLSLIGTGYREKVFAIIGVKIYAAGLYVNQSILIKLNAWKGKSAAEIQENSSLFNSIFQSPLEKSLQIVLVRDVDGKTFWDALDDAISPRIKAPTSIDELALSTFRSIFQGRPLKKGTFIYLTWLDPSKMLVCVSSDGLPASVDAEIESEHVTLALFDVFFGNTPVSPSLKDSVASGLATILK from the exons ATGCTCGGAGAAGTAGCAATTTCCACCCCACTATGGCTTTCTGCACCCAGCATTCCCCCCAGAAACTGCAATTCCATTCCCAGAATTTGCTTTCTCAGAAGAAATTCAAATCCAACAGCGTCCTTCTCCCAAACCCAGTATTTTTCTCACCTTTCCtcataccctctccatctttcTCCCTCTAAGGACAGCAAACCGCAGGCACAATTATCTCCAAATGCCgcttcttcatcttcag TGGAATACACTGAGGAACCAACCACCAATGTGAAATTTCAAAGGTCTCTCAGTTTGCCGGGTTGCTCGAGTTTATTGTCTCTAATTGGAACAG GATACAGGGAGAAAGTCTTTGCTATCATTGGTGTTAAGATCTATGCTGCAGGACTTTATGTAAATCAATCTATTCTAATTAAATTGAATGCTTGGAAAGGGAAATCGGCAGCTGAGATTCAAGAAAATTCTTCattattcaattcaatttttcaat CTCCTTTAGAGAAATCATTACAAATTGTACTGGTTAGAGATGTAGATGGCAAAACTTTCTGGGATGCCTTAGATGATGCCATCTCCCCGAGGATTAAAGCACCGACTTCCATTGATGAATTAGCACTGTCCACATTCCGTAGCATCTTCCAAGGGCGACCCCTGAAGAAAGGAACTTTCATATATTTGACCTGGCTGGACCCATCCAAAATGCTT GTTTGTGTGTCATCAGATGGGCTACCAGCTAGTGTGGATGCTGAAATTGAGTCAGAGCATGTGACTCTCGCTCTTTTCGATGTCTTTTTTGGAAACACACCCGTTTCTCCTTCCTTGAAAGATTCAGTAGCCAGTGGGTTGGCAACAATCCTCAAGTAG
- the LOC109011671 gene encoding receptor-like serine/threonine-protein kinase At1g78530 isoform X1 — MGNSMVLAFYITVGCVAFVISKIIISVLLYRRWKRKHMVYEDGYSGGKIVMFRSPMMQSLTSDAFLKRTLKLTNKDIIGSGGYGTVYRLTINESTAFAVKRLNRGTAERDRGFERELEAMGDIKHRNIVTLHGYYTASHYNLLIYELMPNGSLDSFLHGRSMDKKLLDWPSRYKIAVGAARGLSYLHHDCIPHIIHRDIKSSNILLDQNMEAQVSDFGLATLMEPDKTHVSTFVAGTFGYLAPEYFDTGRATAKGDVYSFGVVLLELLTGKKPTDEAFLEEGTRLVSWVKAVVQEKREELVLDSSLENCPEDEINSVFSIALMCLEPEPSRRPTMAEVFKMLEKIKSDNV; from the exons ATGGGCAATTCCATGGTCTTAGCGTTCTACATCACAGTAGGCTGCGTTGCTTTTGTTATATCAAAGATCATCATTTCAGTCCTCCTCTATAGAAGATGGAAAAGAAAGCATATGGTTTACGAAGATGGCTACTCAG GTGGGAAGATTGTGATGTTTAGGTCTCCAATGATGCAATCTCTAACATCTGATGCATTCTTGAAGAGGACACTGAAATTGACCAACAAAGACATCATTGGCTCTGGAGGCTATGGCACTGTTTATAGATTGACTATAAATGAATCCACAGCCTTTGCAGTTAAAAGACTGAATAGGGGAACTGCAGAAAGAGATAGAGGGTTTGAGAGAGAGTTGGAAGCAATGGGAGACATAAAGCATCGAAATATTGTAACTCTTCATGGATATTACACAGCTTCTCACTATAATCTACTCATATATGAGCTGATGCCAAATGGAAGCCTGGACAGCTTTCTGCATG GAAGATCTATGGACAAGAAGCTTTTGGACTGGCCATCCAGATACAAAATAGCAGTAGGTGCTGCAAGAGGATTATCATACCTTCATCATGATTGCATCCCTCACATTATTCACAGAGATATTAAGTCGAGCAATATATTGTTGGATCAGAACATGGAGGCTCAAGTTTCTGATTTTGGATTGGCCACATTGATGGAACCAGATAAGACTCACGTTTCAACATTTGTTGCTGGAACTTTTGGATATTTAGCTCCTG AATATTTTGATACAGGAAGAGCAACAGCAAAAGGGGATGTTTACAGTTTTGGGGTCGTCTTGCTGGAGCTTTTAACAGGGAAGAAACCAACCGATGAAGCATTCCTGGAAGAGGGAACTAGGCTTGTGTCCTGG GTGAAGGCAGTTGTTcaagagaagagggaggagcTTGTACTCGACAGTAGCTTAGAAAATTGTCCTGAGGATGAGATTAACAGTGTATTCAGTATCGCCTTAATGTGTCTTGAACCAGAGCCCTCCAGGAGGCCTACCATGGCTGAGGTTTTCAAGATGCTCGAGAAAATTAAATCAGACAATGTTTGA
- the LOC109011671 gene encoding receptor-like serine/threonine-protein kinase At1g78530 isoform X2 — MGNSMVLAFYITVGCVAFVISKIIISVLLYRRWKRKHMVYEDGYSGGKIVMFRSPMMQSLTSDAFLKRTLKLTNKDIIGSGGYGTVYRLTINESTAFAVKRLNRGTAERDRGFERELEAMGDIKHRNIVTLHGYYTASHYNLLIYELMPNGSLDSFLHGRSMDKKLLDWPSRYKIAVGAARGLSYLHHDCIPHIIHRDIKSSNILLDQNMEAQVSDFGLATLMEPDKTHVSTFVAGTFGYLAPEYFDTGRATAKGDVYSFGVVLLELLTGKKPTDEAFLEEGTRLVSWVGE, encoded by the exons ATGGGCAATTCCATGGTCTTAGCGTTCTACATCACAGTAGGCTGCGTTGCTTTTGTTATATCAAAGATCATCATTTCAGTCCTCCTCTATAGAAGATGGAAAAGAAAGCATATGGTTTACGAAGATGGCTACTCAG GTGGGAAGATTGTGATGTTTAGGTCTCCAATGATGCAATCTCTAACATCTGATGCATTCTTGAAGAGGACACTGAAATTGACCAACAAAGACATCATTGGCTCTGGAGGCTATGGCACTGTTTATAGATTGACTATAAATGAATCCACAGCCTTTGCAGTTAAAAGACTGAATAGGGGAACTGCAGAAAGAGATAGAGGGTTTGAGAGAGAGTTGGAAGCAATGGGAGACATAAAGCATCGAAATATTGTAACTCTTCATGGATATTACACAGCTTCTCACTATAATCTACTCATATATGAGCTGATGCCAAATGGAAGCCTGGACAGCTTTCTGCATG GAAGATCTATGGACAAGAAGCTTTTGGACTGGCCATCCAGATACAAAATAGCAGTAGGTGCTGCAAGAGGATTATCATACCTTCATCATGATTGCATCCCTCACATTATTCACAGAGATATTAAGTCGAGCAATATATTGTTGGATCAGAACATGGAGGCTCAAGTTTCTGATTTTGGATTGGCCACATTGATGGAACCAGATAAGACTCACGTTTCAACATTTGTTGCTGGAACTTTTGGATATTTAGCTCCTG AATATTTTGATACAGGAAGAGCAACAGCAAAAGGGGATGTTTACAGTTTTGGGGTCGTCTTGCTGGAGCTTTTAACAGGGAAGAAACCAACCGATGAAGCATTCCTGGAAGAGGGAACTAGGCTTGTGTCCTGG GTAGGTGAGTAA
- the LOC109011699 gene encoding SH2 domain-containing protein A-like, with translation MVNGVVDSVEYSLLKDLRMEIEGDEGAFSLCFWVYIMSSSAFPATIIQQLHSDGINGTPFLVLNEKKRMMLLPLLLLHKEAPNPGNFTSLTEVPHASMEIEFPLEKWIHVGCEVSTDSLRLHIDGEIVGERPLSSVFNKNSSLSGSRKITLASIGGDGRRLLGYVHNLEVLPPTLSIKDHQGKDLPLRLSIDSSDAFEIEVGSDGVWSIIGGKASCRRNFSLDVVLLDTLGHSATKDVEVIASLLYADNGALVENTTDGEAPLLASYDGIEYASCERPSKLLQGRASFKLKISQLSSKCDNRLFRIRFHMRSGNYPFFEAFSPPIRCISRGRNIRASSLTWKRSTSAIQSVNLSESSRMDVGSLELQHSNIHEARPCPSSKRVRSGPDKLCAAFKTDPNLERPDEKCNSHAGTANLVKNEFGTSLEGRPENLEEVDDSQSDSESTGERNSPSKSLSSRTSPMSDMNIFKYSLSGLTERSFMLKEIALSASDTELLEFAHQVSLYSGCSHHGRQISIAKRLIEEGTKAWNLISQNNHQIRWENVVFEIEEYFMKIACCSSRSLTQQDFELLRRIAGCREYLSQENFEKMWCWLYPVAFTLSRDWINAMWSSMSPKWIEGFVTKEEAESSLQGPRGLQDPGTFVLRFPTSRSWPHPDAGSLIVTYVGSDYTLHHRLLSLEQFFGYSEGEMNVKPLQDMLLAEPELSRLGRIIRSH, from the exons ATGGTAAATGGGGTTGTAGACAGTGTAGAGTACTCGCTTTTGAAGGATTTGAGGATGGAGATTGAAGGAGATGAAGGCGCCTTCTCTCTTTGCTTTTGGGTTTACATTATGAGCTCCTCTGCATTCCCTGCTACAATCATTCAACAG TTGCACTCTGATGGCATCAACGGCACtccttttcttgttttaaatgaaaagaagagaatGATGCTTCTGCCGTTGCTTCTCTTACACAAAGAAGCTCCTAATCCTGGAAACTTCACCTCCTTGACTGAAGTTCCACATGCATCCATGGAGATTGAGTTTCCTTTAGAAAAATGGATTCATGTTGGATGTGAG GTTTCTACAGATTCTCTTCGGCTTCATATTGATGGAGAGATTGTGGGAGAGAGGCCTTTGTCTTCCGTATTCAACAAAAATTCAAGTTTAAGTGGTTCAAGGAAGATAACTTTGGCTAGTATTGGTGGAGATGGTCGCAGGCTGCTGGGTTATGTCCACAATCTTGAAGTCTTGCCTCCAACTCTATCCATTAAGGATCACCAGGGAAAG GATTTGCCTCTAAGACTATCTATTGATAGTTCAGATGCCTTTGAAATTGAAGTCGGCAGCGATGGTGTTTGGAGTATTATTGGTGGCAAG GCATCTTGTCGCCGGAACTTTTCTTTGGATGTTGTTTTGTTAGATACCTTGGGCCATTCAGCAACCAAGGACGTTGAG GTTATTGCTTCTCTTTTGTATGCTGACAATGGGGCACTTGTGGAGAACACGACTGATGGGGAAGCTCCTCTTCTGGCTAGCTACGATGGAATTGAATATGCTTCTTGTGAAAGACCAAGTAAACTGTTGCAAGGACGTGCATCCTTTAAGCTCAAGATATCTCAG cTTTCATCGAAGTGTGATAATAGGCTTTTCCGCATCAGATTTCACATGAGAAGTGGAAATTACCCATTCTTTGAGGCTTTCTCCCCTCCAATTCGTTGTATATCACGTGGCCGTAATATCCGAGCATCCTCTCTAACATGGAAAAGATCAACTTCTGCTATCCAATCTGTTAATTTATCTGAATCATCTAGGATGGATGTGGGCTCCTTAGAACTTCAGCACAGCAATATACATGAAGCAAGACCCTGCCCATCATCGAAGCGGGTTAGATCAGGACCGGATAAATTATGTGCTGCTTTTAAGACTGATCCTAACTTGGAGCGACCTGATGAGAAATGTAACTCTCATGCTGGGACAGCTAATCTG GTTAAGAATGAGTTTGGAACGAGTTTGGAGGGAAGACCTGAAAACCTTGAAGAAGTGGATGATTCACAATCTGATTCAGAGAGTACTGGAGAGAGAAATTCACCTTCTAAGAGTCTGTCAAGTAGAACAAGTCCAATGTCGGATATGAACATTTTCAAATACTCCCTCTCAGGCTTAACTGAGAGATCGTTTATGCTCAAGGAGATTGCTTTGTCTGCTTCTGACACTGAACTTTTAGAATTTGCACATCAGGTGTCTCTCTATTCAGGATGTTCACACCACGG GCGCCAAATAAGTATTGCAAAGAGACTGATAGAGGAAGGAACAAAAGCTTGGAATTTGATTTCACAAAACAATCATCAGATTCGTTGGGAGAATGTGGTTTTTGAGATTGAAGAGTACTTCATGAAGATTGCTTGTTGCAGTTCTAGATCTCTCACACAAcag gaCTTTGAGCTTCTGAGGAGAATTGCTGGATGTCGAGAGTATCTTTCCCAGGAGAACTTTGAGAAGATGTGGTGTTGGTTATACCCTGTAGCTTTCACATTATCAAGAGACTGGATTAATGCAATGTGGAGTTCTATGTCACCAAAATGGATAGAGGGATTCGTAACAAAGGAGGAAGCAGAATCTTCACTTCAAGGTCCGAGGGGCCTTCAAGATCCTGGCACGTTTGTACTCCGGTTTCCTACTTCAAGGAGCTGGCCCCACCCTGATGCTGGCAGCTTAATTGTGACTTATGTTGGCAGTGATTACACTCTTCACCACAGGCTGCTTTCCCTTGAGCAGTTTTTTGG ttACAGTGAAGGAGAAATGAATGTAAAACCGCTGCAAGATATGCTACTGGCAGAGCCGGAGCTCTCTCGATTGGGAAG GATAATAAGAAGTCATTAA